A single window of Brachyhypopomus gauderio isolate BG-103 chromosome 21, BGAUD_0.2, whole genome shotgun sequence DNA harbors:
- the tnnt2a gene encoding troponin T type 2a (cardiac), whose protein sequence is MSDTEEVTEYEECTEEQDVIVQTTEMVHEEEQAEDEEEEEQAADEGGVQEEDVEEEAEDEEEETKPKFKSFTLPNLVPPKIPDGERVDFDDIHRKRMEKDLNELQTLIEAHFESRKKEEEELISLKDRIEKRRSERAEQHRIRSDREKERQKRLEEEKTRKEEEEAKKRAEDEAKKKKTLTSLHFGGYMKKIERHAGKKQTGREKKKKVLGDRRKSLDIDDASESHLREKAKELWNWIHQLEEEKFELQYQFTKQKYEINVLRNRVSDHQKMTKRTKRGIRK, encoded by the exons ATGTCAGACACTGAAGAAGTAACAGAATACGA GGAGTGTACGG AGGAACAGGATGTAATAGTGcagacaacagagatggtgcaTGAAGAAGAGCAGGCTGAAGATGAAG AAGAGGAAGAGCAGGCTGCTGACGAAGGTGGTGTTCAAGAGGAAG ATGTAGAAGAGGAAGCTGAGGATGAAGAGG AAGAGACCAAACCAAAATTCAA ATCTTTTACACTGCCAAACTTGGTGCCTCCAAAGATTCCAGATGGAGAAAGGGTTGACTTTGAT GATATCCACCGTAAACGTATGGAAAAAGATCTGAATGAACTGCAGACTTTGATTGAAGCCCATTTTGAAAGTCgcaagaaagaggaagaggagctcATAAGTCTCAAAGACCGAATT GAAAAACGACGTTCTGAGAGAGCTGAACAGCACAGGATCCGCAGTGATCGTGAAAAGGAACGTCAGAAGCGTCTAGAA GAGGAAAAAACTcgcaaagaggaagaggaggcaaAGAAGAGGGCAGAAGATGAagccaagaagaagaagactCTCACCAGTCTGCATTTTGGTGGCTACATGAAGAAA ATAGAGAGGCATGCTGGGAAgaagcagacagggagagagaagaagaagaaggttctTGGTGACCGCCGAAAATCTCTGGACATAGACGATGCAAGTGAATCTCATCTCAG AGAAAAAGCTAAGGAACTGTGGAACTGGATACATCAGCTAGAGGAAGAAAAGTTTGAGTTACAGTACCAGTTCactaaacaaaaatatgag ATAAATGTACTGAGGAACAGAGTGAGTGACCATCAAAAAAT GACAAAGAGAACTAAAAGGGGCATTAGAAAGTGA
- the lad1 gene encoding ladinin-1 isoform X2, whose amino-acid sequence MDFVEMLRMRDERRRRRQMETLDRQRKEEEGEGDEAREEGESTGEVWVGLQGDTQQDDLSMSMQCCSETHVSPPPVSPTDFTLSQVSENGKHRGNGSTNNDHNVTPLTAKERSQKFVSSVSISFEKSPTSPGVASSPSPTSPSSQAPGVNNILTSAQNGEQKGCQNESGSSSEPADKPPFIRQSSRTRSFRILKKKEEENMSLQRSASMRIATKKFEPNKGSNEDEGQQSPFQRNTRQRVSSRSIQEKMERLAQASQKWEAIKSPTLAHKTMFLVDEVSKKRELFEKEQGISESLTPNKEDYRSLSAGISDRINRWVKKKSLHSLSSLTPTDLRHVDISSKKMLFERGQEEGHQTTK is encoded by the exons ATGGACTTTGTGGAAATGCTACGGATGCGAGATGAACGTAGGAGGAGGAGACAAATGGAGACGCTGGACAGGCAAAggaaagaggaggagggagaaggagacgaagccagggaagagggagagagcacgGGAGAGGTGTGGGTAGGGCTGCAGGGGGATACACAGCAGGATGACCTAAGCATGAGCATGCAGTGTTGCAGCGAGACCCatgtctctcctccacccgtgTCTCCCACTGACTTCACTCTCAGCCAGGTCTCAGAAAATGGCAAGCAT AGAGGAAATGGAAGCACAAACAATGACCATAATGTTACTCCATTGACAGCAAAAGAACGATCACAGAAATTTGTAAG CTCTGTTTCCATATCATTTGAAAAAAGTCCTACATCACCTGGAGTAGCAAGCTCGCCAAGTCCCACGTCTCCATCTTCTCAGGCTCCAGGAGTAAATAACATCCTGACCTCAGCACAAAATGGAGAACAAAAG ggaTGTCAGAATGAGTCAGGAAGCAGTTCTGAACCTGCAGACAAACCCCCATTTATACGACAGAGCTCCAGAACCAGGTCCTTTAGG aTCTTGAAGAAAAAAGAGGAGGAAAACATGTCATTACAGAGAAG TGCAAGTATGCGGATTGCAACAAAGAAATTTGAACCCAATAAG GGATCTAATGAAGATGAGGGCCAGCAGTCTCCTTTTCAAAGAAA CACAAGGCAAAGAGTGTCTTCCCGTAGCATTCAGGAGAAGATGGAAAGACTGGCACAGGCATCACAG AAATGGGAGGCAATTAAATCACCAACACTGGCCCATAAGACAATGTTCTTGGTGGATGAAGTGTCAAAAAAAAGAGAGCTATTTGAGAAAGAGCAAGGAATATCTGAAAGTCTTACACCAAACAAAGAG GACTATCGCTCGCTCTCTGCTGGGATTTCGGACCGAATCAATCGCTGGGTTAAGAAGAAATCACTTCATAGTTTGTCATCACTCACACCTACT gaTCTGAGACACGTAGACATCAGCAGCAAGAAGATGTTGTTTGAAAGAGGTCAAGAGGAGGGGCACCAAACAACAAAGTGA
- the lad1 gene encoding ladinin-1 isoform X1, which translates to MAVNRSTWSALSTLAKQWTVEDEEETERERRRKTKTSTSDIDNTPSDETDPQATSESSTPENNDSSGEGLEQLQMDFVEMLRMRDERRRRRQMETLDRQRKEEEGEGDEAREEGESTGEVWVGLQGDTQQDDLSMSMQCCSETHVSPPPVSPTDFTLSQVSENGKHRGNGSTNNDHNVTPLTAKERSQKFVSSVSISFEKSPTSPGVASSPSPTSPSSQAPGVNNILTSAQNGEQKGCQNESGSSSEPADKPPFIRQSSRTRSFRILKKKEEENMSLQRSASMRIATKKFEPNKGSNEDEGQQSPFQRNTRQRVSSRSIQEKMERLAQASQKWEAIKSPTLAHKTMFLVDEVSKKRELFEKEQGISESLTPNKEDYRSLSAGISDRINRWVKKKSLHSLSSLTPTDLRHVDISSKKMLFERGQEEGHQTTK; encoded by the exons ATGGCAGTTAATCGGAGCACCTGGTCAGCACTTTCTAC GCTGGCCAAGCAATGGACGGTGGAAGATGaggaagaaacagagagagaacggCGGAGAAAGACCAAAACTTCCACCTCAGACATAGACAACACCCCCAGTGATGAAACTGACCCACAAGCCACTAG TGAGAGTTCAACTCCTGAAAACAATGACTCTAGTGGCGAAGGGTTGGAACAGCTACAGATGGACTTTGTGGAAATGCTACGGATGCGAGATGAACGTAGGAGGAGGAGACAAATGGAGACGCTGGACAGGCAAAggaaagaggaggagggagaaggagacgaagccagggaagagggagagagcacgGGAGAGGTGTGGGTAGGGCTGCAGGGGGATACACAGCAGGATGACCTAAGCATGAGCATGCAGTGTTGCAGCGAGACCCatgtctctcctccacccgtgTCTCCCACTGACTTCACTCTCAGCCAGGTCTCAGAAAATGGCAAGCAT AGAGGAAATGGAAGCACAAACAATGACCATAATGTTACTCCATTGACAGCAAAAGAACGATCACAGAAATTTGTAAG CTCTGTTTCCATATCATTTGAAAAAAGTCCTACATCACCTGGAGTAGCAAGCTCGCCAAGTCCCACGTCTCCATCTTCTCAGGCTCCAGGAGTAAATAACATCCTGACCTCAGCACAAAATGGAGAACAAAAG ggaTGTCAGAATGAGTCAGGAAGCAGTTCTGAACCTGCAGACAAACCCCCATTTATACGACAGAGCTCCAGAACCAGGTCCTTTAGG aTCTTGAAGAAAAAAGAGGAGGAAAACATGTCATTACAGAGAAG TGCAAGTATGCGGATTGCAACAAAGAAATTTGAACCCAATAAG GGATCTAATGAAGATGAGGGCCAGCAGTCTCCTTTTCAAAGAAA CACAAGGCAAAGAGTGTCTTCCCGTAGCATTCAGGAGAAGATGGAAAGACTGGCACAGGCATCACAG AAATGGGAGGCAATTAAATCACCAACACTGGCCCATAAGACAATGTTCTTGGTGGATGAAGTGTCAAAAAAAAGAGAGCTATTTGAGAAAGAGCAAGGAATATCTGAAAGTCTTACACCAAACAAAGAG GACTATCGCTCGCTCTCTGCTGGGATTTCGGACCGAATCAATCGCTGGGTTAAGAAGAAATCACTTCATAGTTTGTCATCACTCACACCTACT gaTCTGAGACACGTAGACATCAGCAGCAAGAAGATGTTGTTTGAAAGAGGTCAAGAGGAGGGGCACCAAACAACAAAGTGA